The genomic stretch ttttcttcctaatTCCGCTTCTCCTTTCTTTCAGCGGCTTTCATTGCACCGATCGTGTTCGTCACCGTGTTGGTCGGGAACACCGCGTTGATCGTGGGGCTTTACCCCGTGCACGCCGTCTGGACCTGCTACTGTATCGCGAGGTCGgcgtctccttcttcttcttccttctccttcctttcttctctcCTACCTTGGTGGCGTCCAAGATCGCCTCCGTGACTTAAGTCGTGGGATGAAGCATCTTCCAGGTTCATGTTGGGAAACGATTCCATCAACATCCTCAGCGTTTGTCCGTTTCTTTCGTTTTCTGTTCTCCAAAGAAACCATGATGAGTTCGAGACCAAGTGAAAGGCATGCGAAGCAGAGTTTTGATCCTTTGATTCTCTCTTTCACCGTAACCCAAATGAGTTTGACGGAAGAATTATGAATGAGAGCAGAAGAAAACACACATTGGGCAGGACCAAGTCACTTTTTGCAAGACTGTCTTTTGTAGGTATCATGCCATTCACTTCACTGCGAACCACATCAAGCCTCTCAGCTCTAAAGGAGCTCCACATTTTGATAGGCAAGACATAGAAATCCTGGTTACTCCcatcaaaattaacatttttTAGCTTCCTTTCCATCTGAAATAGAGAAGACATCAGCACTTGTGACAGTGACTCATAATCTATCTGCAATCGATCTGAAAGTTGCCTTCCTAACCTCATGTTCCCACAGCCATGGTCCACTCAGATCCAACAGAAGGCTGGTCCCCTGTCACTTGCTATAATCCGAAAAAGGCTGAACATCAGCCCTATAATCCTTCCAGTAGTGGGTATTACTCCTATCCTTGAGATTATCGGAAAAAGACCTTCTACCTTATATAATATCTGATAGTGATGATATCAGCCCATGCTCCACTATCACAATTGATATTTAACCACGAACCCGGTATTCTCTGTTGGAATTCTTGAGCTCTAGACCTTCTTCCTTCAACCTTATGTAATATCTGATAGTGATGATATTAGCCCATTCTCCATTACTAGATTTGATAGTTTTCCAACATGATTGACCCATCATAGCAATGTTAAAGTCTTTTAACATTCTGCATGTGAAACTTGCCATGAATACAATTTATCTCTTACTTTTCGCTATTGTCATTTGTTGTGATATCAAAATTCATCTTGCTATCccatttttcttttttgcttgacTATTATGACATATTAATCCGAGGAATTGCACTAGATTTCTTATTAAATTTTGGGGTGGCAGGACAAAGAAATTTGGTTCCTTGTTCAAGGTTCTCATACTGCTGTTGATGCCAGTTCCAATCCTTCTGTGGCCATTTGCATCGATGATTGGTACCATTTTGACAGGACTAGGATTTGGAATTGCATTGCCACTAATGGCAACATTTGAAGCTGTTAGGGAAAGGGTTCCAAATAAGTTCTCTAGGTGCTTCACGGTGCGAATCTATTATGTCTTAATGCTTTTGCATCTTTTTTCCCCACATAATACTTCTTCAAAACTGATGGTTTGCTGTGAAGGCTGGTACTTGGAGCTCAATTAAAGGAGGGTTCACTATTGTGCGTGACTTCAAAGATATTTGCTTTCATTCCTACTTCTCCATTATGGATGGATTGGTCGAAGCAACGGGTGAGACAATAATGGACATGAGGTGCCTTTCTTGGTTCTCATAAACAAATACCACATACTTTTCACATTTTGCGCTGCTCTAAGAATTACATGTGATTAGGTTAGTTCATGCAGAATAAGTACTTTCAGTAGATGGGATTGCACAAATTTTGCGTAGAAATTTGCTCGAATCTTCAATGAATTTATATACATGCTTTCTTTCGGAATCTTGCACTGTGAGTTTTACCATTTTTTATTACCACAAAAGTCTTTCATCTTAATCAAGATATTAATCATTTGCACGAATTTGAACTGATAATTTATCGAGAAAAATGCTGCGAGAGCTTCTGTAGCCTACAAGTGAATTGATCTGAAAAGTTTCTATTTCTTCAACCTGATAATTAAAAGTGAAAACCTGGATACCTTCTTGCCATTTTTCTCACTTCTTGCCATTTGAAAGTAGCCTTTGACCAGAAAAATGAGTGATGGTGATAGAACCTATGAAACCATGAAGTGTATAATGGATTTTCATCCTTTTCTTTCCGCATGATATCAGCATATAATTAGAAAAGTTGATCCAATCCTATATAGAACAAAGCTAAATGCTCAAACGAGATAGAAAGAAAATGATCAAAATTAATAATCaataaacttaatgttaggagATTGTACTTGTGGTAGAACGGAATAACTACTTGTACCTTTTGACATGTTGATCCATGAGGAGATGGTACATATTATTGAAGAACGATACACAATGACCTGGTACCGTTACATTTTCGTAACCATGAAAGTTATGCCTTGAACCAGCCATTTGCAGTTGGTTTTTTTACTTAATTGATCTTCCCACTGAGGGCTACACCCACAATTTTGGAAAGATCTTGCATATACTTGTGCTTGCTCTCAGTCTTATTTATGTTTTTTTACCCTTGTCTGGTTCAATGAAACTTAACAACTGAGGTTTTTGTTCTCCATCTTAGTGATACATAACAATTTACTTTTACTCATGTAGGATATCACAAGTACCTGGATGCTTACTGGCAGGAATCTTAGGTGTGCTCATTGATGTGCCCATGATTAGCCTTATAGTACTTTACAAAGTTCCTGTTATGCTGTTTAAAGGATGGAAGCAGTTGATTCAAGATCTTATTGGACGGTCAGGTCCATTCTTGGAAAGTGTTTGTGTTCCTTTTGCTGGGCTTTTGATTTTACTGTGGCCTGTAGCAGTTGAGTTGACAGCCGTAGCAGGGATTCTTTCGAGCTTTAGCCTTGGATGCTATGCTGCTGCTGTTGCATATCAGGTATCAAATCTCAAAATATCTTAGTGCTGCATTTGTAGTCCTCTTGAAATTCAATAATTTCATTCTGAGCTCATATGTCGAGTTTTTAATTTACTTCTTGTTTTGGACAACCGTATGAACTTTATCGATTCTCATTGACATTATGTTTCTTTCTGACAGGAAAATTCTACAATGAGTGGAATTCTCTATGTCATAACTGTGATATCTATGTTTGATGAGTTCACTAATGACTTCTTGTACATGCGAGAAGGCTCATGCTTTCCGAGGTATGTATGATCTCTTTTGTCTATCTACTGCTTTTCCAAAATCTGCATCTTAATCCATGTGCTACGGAAACTCAAGTATCAAAACTTAACATGTCTTTTGTATTTTTTCCCTATTGGCATAGGGTGTTTTTGTTCCTTTTTTGGTGTGTCTGGTGATGAGGAGGATCATTCATGGCAGCCATCTTTGCTTTATTCTTTGTCAACCATACTGATAAGTAACTAGATGAGTTAAACCCTTAAGCCAAAGTACTCTACCTCTTCTATTGCTTGAGTGTTGGAAGTGTCATGGCACATTATCAGTGATTATAGCCATCATAATCATTAATGATCAAATTAATGTCAGTCGTGAGAAGATGATCAAGGAAAACATAAGTAATGGATCATTATTTCCATCAGGTTGCAACTAGCAATGAAGGTGCTATTGAAAGTAAGCTGAAAAGGGTGGTTATCCAAAAAATTCCTATGAGAAACCACCACAAGGAATCAAAAAATTGGGGTGTCAACATAGAGACTTCTTTGGCTTTTGTTGCTTCTTAGTGTTTCTGTGAATGAATACATCATGGTTCTTGTGTTTTAAAACATCTGTGTGGCCAGCCAGACCTAAATATCGCAAGGCAGCTATTTCTCGCTCTCCATCACTTCCGATAAAGAGGGATCCAATCCAAGATGATTCTTATCCTGCAAAACGTCCGTTGATTAAGACAGCATCAATGAAGGTGCAGGAGCTGAAAGCAGTAGTGGTAAAAAGCTACACATCGTCTTGATCTTGCTCCTTTCTTTGTGTTTTTGCCAATTTTTGCTAACCTATTGTTTTCTTAGATATGGGATAACTTCTTCAAGTCATGTGAGAGTGTTGGTAAAGAGCTTGTTCGAGCTGGTGCTATTCATATATCAGACTTGGAGGAATGGCAAAATTCAAAGAACAAAATAGTTAACATTGGGCTTCCTTCATATGTCTTTCTGCAGTGTTGTGTCCGTTCAATAAAAAGCGGTTCTGTTGGTTTTGTCTTGCGTATGAGAGCTCCCTTAGATCTTCTGCGGTGTATTTGCTTTCTGAGACTATCTATCATGAAACTAAAAATGGTTATTTCCTTTTGTTGGCAGGTGACAATGTTGAAGTCACATCTTTAAATAGGCCCGAGGGAAGAATTTTTGACTGGCTTTTCGAGCCCATGCTGGTTCTGAAAGAGCAGATCAAGGCTGCAAATTTAGAGACAACAGAAGAGGAATATCTCTATAAGCTGGCTCTTTATTGTTCTGATGCTCGAAGATTTTCTTCTTGGCAAAATGGTGGGATCGCGCCAGCTGAAGAGGTCAAAAGAGCCCAATTAGAAGGTTTAAGTAGAAGGTAAAACAACATTCTGGTTGAAATATTCATATATGTGTGAGAAGAGAAGAGATGGGCTAAAGGGAATCTGACCAAAGATCGAAAGAGATTACAAATATTAGGCTTGACCCATAATCTAAAAACTTAACATAGTCTAGCTTGATATATGTTAACCTTACCCTGTTTGACTCATATTCATGACATTACTGTTACGTAGATATCATTTCTGCTTGATCAAATACCCTCAATCATTTACTAGCCTGATAGACCAGAGACTAAGGTCACCATAAAGATAGACCAGAGACTAAGGTCACCATAAAGATAGACCAGAGACCGAGTTCATTTAGTTCTTTCTTCGTGAGCTCATCATTTCTTTCtttgccactgttattatcactgCCATCTAGCAGTGTCACAGATCCATTATTAGTATTAAGTATATTATGTGCTCTTTCCTTTTCAGTTCTTTTtgttgaaaagaataaaagacaagaagaattattgaagaagtttgaatgcattaacatgtctctctcctatttatacaaattaggattaggagggaggatttccctcaacagaatagagaatttccctcaacagagtagagagatttcctcgtataattgggaaaatcttatctggtATCACTTTTCAACTAGTTCAGTTCTGGGTTCTTTCTCTCTATGTGTCTGTGTGCATGTTTGTGAGGGTGCTTGTTCCATGCAATTGTGTGCAGGTCGCAGGGTTTCAGTTTGACCATTTCGAGGATGCCAACCTTCAGACGACGGTTCGAGGAAGTCGTCAAGGCATTGCTGCAAGAAGCCAGGCAGGTTCTGCAGAGAAATGGCCATGGCATTGAGCCAGCACTATAGATGATTCCCATCAGATGAACGGCATCTCAGGTATAACGTGCTTATCTTAATTTCTCCATTTTCTATAGAAATCCATGTCAATATAATCGAGTTCCAGAAATCAAACAAATGGTCTAATTCTGACAAGGTTTTGATTAATTTGTTTACATCGTATAATCTTTGGCAATGAGAATTTTCCTTTATTTCCTGAACAATACAGTTACCTCGTTTGCATCTTATGATGGAATAGCCTCTGTTGCGGGGAAAGGATGCTTGGTAGAACTCCTTTTTGTTGTAACCTAATCGACTGTCCTCCTGGAATAATGTCACTATGTCAAGCTTTTCCTTAGCAGAAACTAAATGACTGTATGAACCAATCAACATGTGTGGACTTGAGGAATGGACAATCCTTTACCTTGTTTGTGATATCTGTAGTCATATGTGCTTGTCACATATATAATGTTGTGGTGGTAAGCGAAACAGCCCTTTTCTTTCTTTACCTGCGCTCTTTGAGTCGCAACAAAGTCCAAAGAGCACACAGAAAGCTCCTCGGAAGCCATGGGCTGTTCTCCCACTGATTGCCTCTCTGGGTTTCCTTATAAGCCTCCCCCCAAACCCCTCCCTCGTCGAATTATGTGATTTAGGTTTAGGTTTAGGTTGCGATTGTGGTGTAGATAAAAAGGTAATTTAAAGCGAAAAATTCTCACTAATTGTTTTATATGAGAATTATGTGATTTTTATGGTGGAATAGATGAAAGGATAATTTTTGGAGAAATTATTAGAGAACATCTCTTTTTTTCCTGAATGGATATATGACACCTTCATtgtcttttattttcaagaagaAGTTGATTAGAATATAAaggaattttgaaaaaaaattgattaGAATATAAAGGAaagttgaaataaaaaaaaagatatcgtCGAGTAATTGCTCAATAAAAGGTTATCATTCGATAAAAATCAATTAGTGGAAAAAGCTATCGGTATAAGATGCGATCAATGGAGATTTGCAGAGTCAACGAGCAATCCGACGCACGAAACATCAACATCAATTGGAGCGATAAGAAGGCGGCTGAGGTCGATTCAGTACAGTAGTCGGCCAACCAACTCCACTCCAATTATGGTACGTGCCCAATTTTAATTGGACTCATCGTGTGTACAGTTGTTGGTTGGATGTCAGAATCGATGAACACGAAATAACATTTACGGGTCGGATCTCAAGGCTCCTCCGACCCGCCCCGTTTCACCACGCAAGGAAGGCATCCATTTTCTTGTGCAACAACGTTGCTTTAATCTCACAACAAATGTGAGATTAAAACAGCATTTCTCTTCGTAGATTGGTCAAATAgtgtttataaatatatatatatatatatatatatatatatatatatatatatatatatatatatatatatatatatatatatatatataaaggtactATGATAAGTCGGCGAGTAATTGCAGAAAAGGAAAGGTCACCGGAATTACTTTTGTGCCCCTCTGCTTCTAGATATTTGTCAGCGGCTTGACTTAGTCAAAGAAGGGCTTCAAGTAGGGACTTGTCAAAGGGCAAAATGACCATTCACACTGCAACACAACACGAGCACGCATGCCGACTTGTCCTTATAATATCGTGTGCCAGTTTCTGTGCTCCATCCATCATCACCACCTCCAGTGAGTTCATCCACCATCTCGACGACACCACCAACGCACGTCCCAACGATGGCCGAGAGCGATGCTGCTCCCACCGTCAAAGAGATCCCCGGAAGCTACGGCGTGCCCTTCGTCTCTCCCATAAGGGACCGCCTCGACTTCTACTACTTCCAGGGGGCGGACAAGTACTTCCAGTCACGGGTCGACAAGTACCACTCCACGGTCATCCGCCTCAACGTGCCTCCGGGGCCGTTCATGGCCTCTGACCCCCGCGTCGTCGCGGTGCTCGACGCCAAGAGCTTCCCCGTCTTGTTCGACGTGTCCAAGGTGGAGAAGAAGGATGTCTTTACAGGCACCTACATGCCCTCCACCTCCCTCACCGGCGGCTACCGCGTGTGCTCCTACCTCGACCCCTCCGAGCCCAGCCACGCCAAGGTGAAGCAGCTCCTCTTCAACGTCCTCGCCTCGCGCAAGGACGCCGTCGTCCCGGCCTTCCGCACCAACTTTACTGGTCTATTCCAGACCATGGAGTCGCAGCTCGCCTCCGCCGGCAAGTCCGACTTCAACAAGCTCAACGATAACACCTCGTTCGAATTCCTCGGCGAGGCCTACTTCGGCGTGCGCCCCTCCTCGACGGAGCTCGGGGCCACGGGCCCGACCAAGTCCACCAAGTGGCTCTTCCTGCAGCTGTGCCCGCTGATGACCCTCGGCCTCCCCAAGATCCTGGAGGAGCTGCTGCTCCACACCTTCCCCCTGCCGCCCCTCATCGCCAAGGGCGACTACAAGGCGCTGTACAAGTACTTCAGCGACGCGGCCGGGAGCGCCCTCGACAGCGCCGAGAAATTGGGCCTCTCGCGGGAGGAGGCATGCCACAACCTCCTCTTCGCCACCGTCTTCAACTCCTACGGCGGCATGAAGGTGCTGCTCCCGGGGATCCTGGGTTGGTTGGCCAAGGCGGAGGAGAGCCTCCACGCGCGGCTCGCCAAGGAGATCCGCGCGGCCGTGGCGGGCGAGGGCGGCAAGGTGACGCTCAACGCCGTGGAGAAGATGGAGCTAACCCGGTCGGTGGTGTACGAGGCGCTGCGGATGGACCCGCCGGTAAAGTACCAGTACGGCAAGGCCAAGCAAGACCTGGTGATCGAGAGCCACGACGCGGCCTACCAGGTGAAGAAGGGGGAGATGATCTTCGGGTACCAGCCGTTGGCGACGAGGGACCCCAAGGTGTTCGACAAGGCGGAGCAGTTCATCGGCGACCGCTTCCTGGGGGACGAGGGTAAGAAGCTGATCAAGTACGTGGTGTGGTCGAACGGGCCGGAGACGGAGACGCCGTCGGTGGCCAACAAACAGTGCCCCGGGAAGGAGCTGGTGGTGCTCGTCGGGCGGCTGCTGGTGGTGGAATTCTTCCTCCGCTACGATACCTTCACCGCCGACGTGGGCACCATACTTCTTGGCTCTCAGGTCACCGTCACCTCGTTGACCaagtcctcatcctcctcctcgtccaccaccaccaccaacttgTAGCTCGTTGACCACAGGCTCTTCTCTCGTCTGTCTCGCTACGTGTTGATCGAGTTCTGTAATGAGTGTGTTGTTTAAGTGGTTCGATGACAACATCTACGTATTATCTATTTAGTTATCTAATGGAATCAATGCGGTGGTTCCAACTGTGTGGAGATCAAAACAAAGCTTCCGTTCATTTCAATGCAATGTCGCCATCAGCCTATATTTACTTGCTATTCTGCTGACGTATAGCAGTCGTAAGTGCATGTAGCAAATAGAGATATGAAActaccaataatatatatatatatatatatatatatatatatatatatatatatatatatatatttgttacgAGTATATGTGGATGAGGTCATGGTTAACGTGATAGAGGTattaaaaaatatgttattaatgtCTATGTCAATAAGACATGACTTTGTTTCGAGTTGTCTGAGGTAGAGAGTAATTTGTCCGGACTCATTTATTGCATAAAGATGACAGGTCGAGGGATCTTTTTCAATTGGTCCCTCTATCATTTTAATTAGTAttgagtttaatttttttttctttcccttgaTCTAAAGTTAAGaacatatttttataaaagaataTACGATAATGATGATATAAAGAACGTAGTTCTAGTATTCTGAGAATATTCCTACGAATATTTTGTAAGGGGGTAACTGACCCGAACTACCTTATGATATTTCAGAAATATTTATACAAATATTTCATAGAAGAGTTGATTCATAATCACCCTATCTGGTTTTTAGCATTTCGAGAATATTCTTGTAAATATTTCACAAGGAAGGTAGCTTAGTAACTCAGTAGCTTGACAACTTAGTAACTAACCCG from Musa acuminata AAA Group cultivar baxijiao chromosome BXJ1-3, Cavendish_Baxijiao_AAA, whole genome shotgun sequence encodes the following:
- the LOC135631865 gene encoding uncharacterized membrane protein At3g27390-like, whose product is MGAAQGFVTKLGHLLAFLPIFLLLLLLGILKAAFIAPIVFVTVLVGNTALIVGLYPVHAVWTCYCIARTKKFGSLFKVLILLLMPVPILLWPFASMIGTILTGLGFGIALPLMATFEAVRERVPNKFSRCFTAGTWSSIKGGFTIVRDFKDICFHSYFSIMDGLVEATGETIMDMRISQVPGCLLAGILGVLIDVPMISLIVLYKVPVMLFKGWKQLIQDLIGRSGPFLESVCVPFAGLLILLWPVAVELTAVAGILSSFSLGCYAAAVAYQENSTMSGILYVITVISMFDEFTNDFLYMREGSCFPRPKYRKAAISRSPSLPIKRDPIQDDSYPAKRPLIKTASMKVQELKAVVIWDNFFKSCESVGKELVRAGAIHISDLEEWQNSKNKIVNIGLPSYVFLQCCVRSIKSGSVGFVLRDNVEVTSLNRPEGRIFDWLFEPMLVLKEQIKAANLETTEEEYLYKLALYCSDARRFSSWQNGGIAPAEEVKRAQLEGLSRRSQGFSLTISRMPTFRRRFEEVVKALLQEARQVLQRNGHGIEPAL
- the LOC103978804 gene encoding allene oxide synthase 2-like, which produces MAESDAAPTVKEIPGSYGVPFVSPIRDRLDFYYFQGADKYFQSRVDKYHSTVIRLNVPPGPFMASDPRVVAVLDAKSFPVLFDVSKVEKKDVFTGTYMPSTSLTGGYRVCSYLDPSEPSHAKVKQLLFNVLASRKDAVVPAFRTNFTGLFQTMESQLASAGKSDFNKLNDNTSFEFLGEAYFGVRPSSTELGATGPTKSTKWLFLQLCPLMTLGLPKILEELLLHTFPLPPLIAKGDYKALYKYFSDAAGSALDSAEKLGLSREEACHNLLFATVFNSYGGMKVLLPGILGWLAKAEESLHARLAKEIRAAVAGEGGKVTLNAVEKMELTRSVVYEALRMDPPVKYQYGKAKQDLVIESHDAAYQVKKGEMIFGYQPLATRDPKVFDKAEQFIGDRFLGDEGKKLIKYVVWSNGPETETPSVANKQCPGKELVVLVGRLLVVEFFLRYDTFTADVGTILLGSQVTVTSLTKSSSSSSSTTTTNL